TTTACGACGAGTTGACCGGATTCGAGCAACTCGACTACATCGCCGGTCTCAGGGATTTAGACCCGGAAACGGCGCGAGCACGCGCCGACGACCTCCTCTCACGACTCGACCTCGCTGCCGACGCCGGAGAACCCATCGGCGAGTACTCGAAAGGGATGCGCCAGAAACTCGCCTTCGTTCAGGCCGTCCTCCACGACCCGCCCGTCCTCCTGCTCGACGAACCGACGAGTGGCCTCGACCCCCGCGCGGCGCGGACGCTGCGCGAGCTAATCACCGCGTACGCAGACGAAGGGACGACCATCTTCCTCTCTACGCACATTCTCCCCGTCGTCGAGGAACTCGCGGATACCATCGGCGTCCTCGCCGACGGGAAACTCGTCGCTGAGGGGGCACCCGAGACGCTCACGCGCCGGGCCGAAACCGGCGAGGAGCGCACCCTCGAGGAGGCGTTCCTCGAAGTGACGGACGAACTGCGGCCCGAAGACGGAGCGACCGATGCCTGAGGCGGACTGGCTCAGGCAGGGCGGCTCCATCGGACGCACCGAATTTCGCCGGACCGTCCGGGCGCTTCGCGCAGACCGGGCGCGCTTCGCGCTCATCGGCTTCG
This sequence is a window from Haladaptatus sp. QDMS2. Protein-coding genes within it:
- a CDS encoding ABC transporter ATP-binding protein, whose amino-acid sequence is MSSTIDAAALTKRYGQTTAVDALSLSIPAGTVYGFLGPNGAGKTTTMRMLTGLTRPTSGTVRINGIEANNRTAIRSQFGYLPEEPPLYDELTGFEQLDYIAGLRDLDPETARARADDLLSRLDLAADAGEPIGEYSKGMRQKLAFVQAVLHDPPVLLLDEPTSGLDPRAARTLRELITAYADEGTTIFLSTHILPVVEELADTIGVLADGKLVAEGAPETLTRRAETGEERTLEEAFLEVTDELRPEDGATDA